A single region of the Labeo rohita strain BAU-BD-2019 chromosome 3, IGBB_LRoh.1.0, whole genome shotgun sequence genome encodes:
- the LOC127163200 gene encoding putative nuclease HARBI1, which yields MAGIVHRYRRRRYRQRVDAERAKPLKQYTSEELYARFRFGRDDIKYTADLVRPSLQHQTQRSHALSVEEQCLIALRFYACGTFYQVIGDNMGVRKTIVSNVVKAMSVALGSLINQFVYFPKDDQTAQTKHKFFQMGNMPSTIGAIDCTHVHIQAPYEREGEYVSRKGRHSINIQLVGNADLIITNCVVKWPGSVHDARILRESALYRALQSHRPNGIILGDSAYPLLPWLMTPFPVANTPEESRFNSSHCKTRCAIERLNGVLKRRFACLNYLRVQPKVACSIILACIVLHNIATRRHVPLDDNFDAPEPDVEPEQPPMFLHNEGHTGHAIRDAIVRNYFCY from the coding sequence ATGGCGGGTATTGTTCATCGTTACCGTAGGAGAAGGTACCGTCAAAGGGTGGATGCTGAGCGTGCAAAACCACTCAAGCAATACACATCAGAAGAACTGTATGCACGTTTTCGTTTTGGGAGAGATGACATCAAGTACACTGCAGATCTTGTCAGGCCATCACTCCAACACCAAACCCAAAGGAGTCATGCTTTATCCGTGGAGGAACAGTGTTTAATCGCTCTGCGCTTTTACGCATGTGGGACTTTCTACCAAGTAATTGGTGACAACATGGGAGTAAGAAAAACAATCGTGAGTAATGTGGTGAAGGCTATGTCAGTAGCACTGGGCAGTCTGATCAATCAATTTGTTTACTTTCCCAAGGATGACCAGACAGCTCAGACTAAGCACAAGTTTTTTCAAATGGGGAACATGCCTAGCACTATTGGTGCTATTGACTGTACTCATGTGCATATCCAAGCACCTTATGAAAGGGAAGGGGAGTATGTCAGTCGAAAGGGGAGGCACAGCATCAACATCCAACTTGTGGGCAACGCCGACCTCATAATAACAAACTGTGTTGTGAAATGGCCAGGGTCTGTTCATGATGCACGTATTCTAAGAGAAAGTGCACTATACAGAGCACTACAATCCCACCGACCAAATGGCATAATATTGGGAGACAGTGCGTATCCCCTCCTACCATGGCTAATGACCCCTTTTCCAGTTGCAAACACACCTGAGGAGTCTCGCTTCAACTCTTCACATTGCAAAACAAGATGTGCCATTGAACGCTTAAATGGAGTCCTGAAGAGAAGGTTTGCATGTCTTAACTACTTGCGAGTGCAACCCAAGGTGGCATGCAGCATAATCCTTGCATGCATTGTTTTGCATAACATTGCAACCAGGCGTCATGTCCCTCTTGATGACAATTTTGATGCACCTGAGCCTGATGTAGAACCAGAACAGCCACCAATGTTCTTACATAATGAAGGACACACTGGACATGCAATCAGagatgcaattgtgagaaattacTTTTGCtattaa
- the gtf2f1 gene encoding general transcription factor IIF subunit 1, with amino-acid sequence MTSLGSSSSSTTEYVVRVPKNTSKKYNIMAFNAGDKVSCSTWTQARMERDMSNRRIYGEEETQEGAAGSEFGKKQREEARRKKYGIITKEFKVEDQPWILKVNGKAGRRFKGLKKGGVTENASYYIFTQCPDGAFEAFPVHAWYNFTPQAKHRTLTAEEAEEEWGRRNKVVNHFSIMLQRRLREQERGEEDEEEGEKGGKKKKKKGGKGGDLRIHDLEDDLEMSSDESDGSNGDDDEAKSKAKKDKGPKGKGKKKKKKGSDLEGIEDSDDGDFEGLEVDYMSDESSSEEEEPEKTKPNKGEDVPKGIDEMSDSEEESEEENKNEEDAKEEEEEEEGKKTPVQVEKKKKKDSSGESDSSEDSDIEGEAASALFMKKRTPPKRAGGRGSAGSSRTGSRPGTPSIDNAATSNTLRAAANKLEQGKRQTTVPSSETPAAKRLKMEPSPQSSSGKSTPQPASGKSTPSSSDVQLTEDAVRRYLIRKPMTTKDLLKKFQTKRTGLSSEQTVNVLAQILKRLNPERKNINDKMHFYLTE; translated from the exons ATGACGTCACTG GGGAGCAGCAGTTCCTCCACAACGGAGTATGTCGTACGAGTTCCTAA AAACACCAGTAAGAAATACAACATAATGGCTTTCAATGCTGGTGATAAAGTCAGTTGTTCAACATGGACTCAG GCTCGTATGGAGCGCGACATGAGTAATAGACGTATATATGGTGAGGAGGAGACTCAGGAGGGGGCAGCAGGTAGTGAGTTTGGAAAAAAGCAGAGAGAGGAAGCCCGGAGGAAGAAGTATGGCATCATTACGAAGGAGTTTAAGGTGGAGGACCAGCCCTGGATCCTTAAAGTTAATGGCAAAGCAGGAAGAAG ATTTAAGGGTCTAAAAAAAGGTGGAGTCACAGAGAATGCTTCCTACTACATCTTCACACAGTGTCCTGATGGGGCCTTTGAGGCATTTCCCGTGCACGCCTGGTACAACTTCACACCGCAGGCCAAACACCGCACGCTCACTGCAGAGGAGGCAGAGGAAGAGTGGGGCAG GAGAAACAAAGTGGTGAACCACTTTAGTATCATGCTTCAGCGACGTCTCAGAGAACAGGAGCGAGGagaggaggatgaggaggaaGGAGAAAAAggggggaagaaaaaaaagaagaagggaGGCAAGGGAGGAGACCTGCGCATACATGATCTCGAGGATGATTTGGAAATGAGCAGCGATGAGAGTGATGGCAGCAATGGAGATG ATGACGAAGCCAAGTCAAAAGCTAAAAAGGACAAAGGCCCCAAAGGCAAgggaaagaagaagaagaaaaagggCAGCGACCTGGAAGGAATCGAGGATAGTGATGATGGTGACTTTGAAGGGTTGGAGGTGGACTACATGTCTGATGAGAGCAG TTCTGAAGAAGAGGAGCCAGAGAAGACCAAGCCCAATAAGGGAGAAGACGTTCCTAAAG GTATTGATGAAATGTCTGACAGTGAGGAAGAGAGTGAGGAAGAAAACAAGAATGAGGAAGATGCCaaggaggaagaagaggaggaagaaggAAAAAAGACACCGGTGCAAgtggaaaagaagaaaaagaaag ATAGCAGTGGCGAGTCCGACAGCTCTGAGGACAGTGATATTGAAGGAGAGGCAGCTTCAGCACTGTTCATG AAGAAGCGCACTCCTCCTAAGCGAGCAGGTGGTCGTGGCTCAGCGGGTAGTTCGAGAACAGGAAGTCGACCTGGCACACCTTCCATTGACAATGCTGCTACTTCCAACACTCTTCGTGCTGCTGCTAACAAACTGGAGCAag GTAAGCGGCAGACAACTGTGCCCAGCTCAGAGACTCCTGCGGCAAAGAGATTAAAGATGGAGCCCAGCCCTCAGAGCTCTTCAGGGAAGAGCACACCCCAACCAGCGTCAGGCAAATCTACCCCCAGCTCCAg TGATGTGCAGCTGACGGAGGATGCCGTGCGCAGGTATCTCATCAGGAAGCCCATGACCACCAAAGACCTGCTGAAGAAGTTCCAGACGAAGCGCACAGGCCTCAGCAGTGAGCAGACAGTCAATGTACTCGCCCAGATCTTGAAGAGGCTCAACCCAGAGAGGAAGAACATCAATGACAAGATGCACTTTTACCTCACTGAGTGA